tagcaaaacttgcactttcgaccgagcaatggtctATCAGTATTTATAAAAACATTTAAATTAGAAAATATTTGTATTCATTTCTATCGATCATTATTTTATTATAGTCATAACCAAAGGATCATGAGTATAAGACCATAGGATCTTTAATATCCGATGGTCCAAATATTCGATGACATGGCATATTACTCATTTTTAGTTTGTGTTTGATGATGAAGCGTGGTGGTGCCGGTGGTGACAAAATGCCTTAAGTTATActagttctatttttcctttgtAAGCGTGTGAAAATATATACTCCCTCCattctttttaataggctggttttgattttagagaaaattaaggaaattaagagaatcaatcattgaaagtggtcctcatgacacttgtcaataaaagaagtgaagtgaaatggtcctcatgacacttgtcagcaaaagaagtaaagtgaaatggtccataaacacttgtcatcaaaagaagttaagagaagtggtcccagaaaactaaagtaacatttgactttcccaattagggaACCAGCCTATTTTTCGaacatttatttataaaaaccagcctattatttaagaacggagggagtatataaattaagattatttctgTCGAACTCACCTAATTATGTTGAATCAGTCCTTGTTAGTTAGTTAATTATGTTTTTTGCTCTTCCTACGACGTATTTCGTCTTTTAAACTACATTGAGTTTGAACGAAACTTTGGAACTAACCAGTAAATTAGATATTCAGTTCTATTATTTTCGCTCCAATCTTGGAAAATGTGGTCTAGATTTATAGATATTtagaaaaaagaaagattaaAATGATTCAAAAAATTATTTGCATTTGCGAAcatataagagcatctccaacagggGTGAATCTGTTTTTAGTTTTAGTGATACATTGGATTTTAGATTCCCGTTtggcataaatccatctccaatagtAAGTCCTAAAAACGAAGAGGGACCAATTACAAAATAtaaaggtgttcaagaaagtgttatgtACACACCTCCGGCTCCACCTCCACATCATATTTTCcactattttttaaaaaaaattctctatTATTGGCGATGGTTTTTCATATATGAGGTCTTATATTTATTCCATGtgtagaccccataaataaaaggactaaataaaAATGACACATAAAATTTTTTGCACGttccgttggagatgctctaaggacTGTGGTCCAACAGTGGACACCCATGTCCGGTTAGCCATTAGGCGTCTCTTAACCAACAAATCTAGGTACACTAGTGATAAGGGGAAAAACACTAGGCCTGGCCCGAGTGAGTTCAGTTGCAGCCCGGAAATCAACTATATAGTGTCCTGAACTCTTTCTCCCAGCTTTTCTTACTTCAGCACCAGAAAATAAAatcgaagagaaaaagaaaacaccGAGATAGAGGATCTTATAGTTGTAGTTAAAAATTCTAGGGTAAAAATATTAGGGATTTTGGGTTTAAAGAAAAGAAGACAACAATGTCAATGGCGTCGAGGCTTTCCTCCCAGCTCCAACTGTaagaacttcttcttcttcccctctctcTCTCCGTTTCTCTATCTCTTCTTGGTAATGAATCAAGAGTTAAATAAACCCTTTTAACTCAATGTTGCAGGAAAAACATGGAAGAAaatcatgaagaagaagaagaagaagaagaagaagaagaagtagtgaAACCCAACCAGCAAGAGaaacaagaagtagaagaagatgaaCGGCCTGTTAAATGCATCACCCTTTACAAACGCGGAGGAGGAAGAACTGGGAATAACCAGGTGTACGGATTATCAGGGAAAGGACAATGGAGACAAGAACAAAGATTAAGAGCATCAAGAATGGAACATCATTTAGGTATTCACTGTTCACTTGAAGATCTAATTCAAGAACAATTAAGTAGATTTGATGGTCATTACAGTAGAGCATTAGGACAACGCAGAAGACTTAAAGACATGAGTCAAATTCTAATGCCCACTAAATGTAGACTTCCAGTCGAATTGGCATGTCTTTCTTGGTATGGTAATTGGCGTCCTTCTTCGATTCTATCCCTTGTTCAATCTTTTTCACGTACACCgaaatcgtcttcttcttcttctggaatTACTGCTAGTACTCCACTTTCAAGAAGTGAAAGAGTTTTGTCAGATTTGATTAAACAAACTCGTACTGAAGAGTTGATTCTTGATGAGGAAATGGCAGAAATTCAAGCTAATTGTATACTTCACCTTCCTTTTAAGAAAGCATCTAAGAGAACCAGCAGTATTGCTTCTGATTTGGCTTGTGTTTATTCTGAGTTCAAGAAAATTGACAGGGTTTACAATCAGGCTCAGAAACTTAGGTACAGGACGTTAGAACTGGTGGTGAAGAAACTGTTGAACCAGTCACAAGCTGCAGAGTTTTTAGTGGCATTCGCTGGAATTCAAGAGATGGTTCATGAGTTTGCTGTTTGTCGAAACCGTCAGAAGAAAGGTCCCATTTCGGTGACTATAAAGAGCAATAACGGAATGCAACAATTGATAGATTCATATTTATCCTCTGGTAGATAAATAAGATGTGCGTTCTTGTTCAACAGACTTCAAGACGAAACTACTTAACAGACATGACACAAAAACTGGGTAATAGGAAGTGATACATTTCATCCTTAGAGAGTTAGAAGGAAGTCAATTCATTTGTCAGATGGTTCTCTGTAGTTTACACTAATACAATAGCAGCAGGAACTAAAATCCTGTTTTAATGATACATATGaagaataataaggaatgcagagATATTTTGGATGCATAGAACAATGGAAAGGGTGCTCACATCTTTTATCGATtatcaacaataataataaatatcAACAGAGACACAACTCCGTAGCAGGACGTAGAAATGGAGTAAGAAGGTTGACGAGGGAGTAACTGTTACTTGATAATCAGATGAAGATGCTACCCTGATATTGCCATTGACGAGCGGGGAATGTTTATCTTACGCTGTTCTTTCataaccaccaccgccaccaacctgCATATGTAACCACTCTGATGGGGATCCACCTTGGATGTATTCTCTTGTCGCCTGTGACCCGTAAACTACTCCAGTAGTTTCATATGCTTGTTGTGCACCAAACTGTAAAAGAAATAATACTTGTTTTACATTGTGTATCTCCACTCAATATATTCATTTTTTCTTGGTTATAGACATAAGATTGACAAGCTAACCAGTTGATGCTCTTATGTTAAAACGAATCATATAGGATTAAGTCTGCCATTTCAGCATGAGGTTTAAGGTTTTAAAATTCAATGAGAATATCGTAAAACATACTTTTGACAACGATGGATCAAAACATATACAACCATAAGACATTATGCTTTGAAAGACAAATATAATAGACCAAAACTAACTTCTTGACCCTTAGCATGACCTGTTTCTGTTAGGTTTATATCATATTTATGTTACTGTGTACATCGAGTTGAGTATACAAGCAAGATTGAATCTGAAATGGGTATTTTTGAAACTTACATCTTTAAATTGAAATCCTTCGGTGCTTGGGCTGGGACCTGAATTGACCGCTTCAAGTTTCATCGACAAGAACTGCATTATCCAGCAATGCATATGACTTAGACTCATATTGGACAAGTGACAACATACATATGTAGTAAGCATAACGAAAACAGAACCAACAAGGACACGACGAATACATACCTCAACCTGACGCTGTAGAGATTGGATGTAATTAATAATCTCATCCAACACTAAAGCTTTCCCAATCACCTGCACAACAAAAATTCACCCTACTCTGATCAACTTTTCTTGGTAACAAAATCGTGTTAACGGAAAGACACAAGAACCATTTAGAGTTCTGCAACTTGCACAAAACTTCAACAAAGCTTTCTCCAAAAGTGCTGGCTAAAAATTCTAGCTTCGTGTACGAAGGTAACGAGCAATTGATCTTGtctaaaatatggagaaaaaaATCTTAATACCTTATTACATCCAGGGACAAGATCTTGGAGAATTCTCATTCTCTCGCTGATCTTTTCTCTTCTAGCctgtttcaaaaccaaatctataAGCAAAACTTGTAAATGAAACAGTTCCCAGAATAGGCATTTATAGATATTGAGGATCTAATAACCTAATTCAGGTCAAACAAGCATTATAGTTGTACGATGTACTGAgtacaaaattaaaaattaataataGTAGATGGAAAATTACTCTCTCGGCTAGACTGTGACTATCAGTAGCTTGACCTCTTCTCGCTCGAACGTGAATGAAATCTTGCTTCGGGGGTTCGTTTTTTACTTCGGTTTGTTCGGCTGGCTTATTACCCTCGCCCGAACTCGCTTCCATCTCCGACTTCACATCGCCATTATCTTCTCTAGATCCCGACGATTTCAACCGCTTATCTTTCTGCTTATGAAAAATGCAAAACCCCAGATTCAGTTAAACAGATAATTGTGTAAAACAGCCTCATTTCTAGTCTaattctaaatcagctgaaaatAACAGGGAGAAATAATTACCATTTCCTTAGTCaattcatcatcaccatcatcctcAGAAGTTGTTGGTTTATTGTTCAATCCCAAATCTCTTCTCTTATTTCTTCTACCACTCTGATCTGTTGTTACTGTTGATTCTTCAGCAACCCCATTACTCTGATTCCCAAATCCACTCAAATTATGTTCTAAGAAATGTTTCTTTTTAGAATTCCCAAAAATACCATTACTAGATTCTCCACCCCCTCCTCCTCCTCCTACTCCTAATGAAAATGGCCAAATCTCAGCTAAACCAGTACTACTATTATTATTGTTGCTAGTAAATGAtgaattgttgttgttatttGTGGATGATGAAAATAAACCTTGACTTATTAGTGTTGTATGATCCATTTCTTATTAATAAATCAAAGGAACACCCTCACATTTCTAATACAAGTAGTTTTTGACATTAAAAatgtacttcaaaaaaaaaaaaaaaaacaagacccTTGGAATCAGAAATACTTAGCTTGATCCAGTTCAGTTGAGAATGTAAATCTACATTTGTTGGTGTTGTGGGAATGGCCGTTTTTACTTAGAGAGTGAGATGTGGTTTGGAATCCTTCACTGCTCTCACTGAACTGGACCACAGGTCACTGTTTTGGAGAAAGAGAGGAGATGGAGAGGGGACCAATTACTGGTACTCGCCGATAGAGTTGGAGACAGtgagacagagagagagagagagagtaatgAAGGGAGGGCCATTGATAAGGGTCGGAGTGACGTCGCACCCTTCAGACCCAAAATGGACTCAGATTTGCTCAGCGCACTTGCAGTGAATGTGGGGTCCACCATGGTCATTAGGTATCTGATCGGGTATCTTTTGGTTATAAGCAAAAACTCCCATTGGAAATGTCGGAACACCACACATCCGTTAAAGACGAGCACCATAGTGCTCTTTTCCTTGGCTAGTGTCATCGGGTTAAACTATGCAAATGCAACAACTTCcctcgacaacaatactatgttcCAGAACACCGTGTTAGACTTTCCGCATTACTGCACACTTACTGTGAACACATAAAttacgaagccatccacgtgttcacaaacaatattcgtatacagtctaattctagaattgtacgttgtATGTGTaaagggatgattatatcgattcatcgactcgaagtcttcgagcttgtcattgtctagtcgaatattatcataaataatgttcgtataaaggaataaacagagaatcaagtataaatgtaaaacacatgaagttcaacgctgaatgtaaggtgctgaaatgtaaataagacaaagatttacgtggttcggcactaaggcctacatccacggggctggtgtttcactatgtattgaatgattacaaagatagtcgaatgactttagagtatacataggtctgcggaagtagggggattacttactcttcctatttctctctcctatattctcctataattgctctggattggtcgaccccttctctcttagtggagaggggtatttatagggttggaacgtgggtcctgcttctgaggtgccgttgtaatattatcttcttgtgctttgtgcccattacgcagaggtcttcggcatatgctgcggcctgagcttgaatacgaagggttatcctcgcctcttccacgagctgatgaacacgtgtatatctctttggtatttaatgcgggtagatggatgtctgctcgtgtcagacaagtgtctctttttctggtcacatctgtgtcagtcaaacttcctctcagccgttgatctgggatcttcttgttctttgtgcccattacgcagaggtcttcggcatatgctgcggcctgagcttgaatacgaagggttatcctcgcctctcctacgagctgattgacacgtgtatatctctttggtatttaatgcgggtagatggatgtctgctcgtgtcaggcaagtgtctctttgtctagtcacatctgtgtcagtcaaacttcctctcagccgttgatctgggatcttcctcgggattgggtgtattaacacccaaggggtattatctggtgctcctctgagccatcatacctctgtgatcctctgtccctgaccgtcggatctgctgaccagtggcatcttctgatgagatgcttgatatcatgttttgatatcttgttttgcatgccttccacgtgtctctttatgtacacgtggtggatgatgaaaggtgtacatacaatttgtccctcttcttctgacctgggcgtattttgcaatttagaagaagaaaggtcgtcctacacgtttcccactttgcattaactttccccataactgctccttggtacgaggaacagttattgtcttctctagcttcataaataggaaagagaatgtgaaaaaaaacttttatcctcttcttgtcagtgttcatcctcttcttgttttttattcttgttctttagtcatttattatcgtcattcttgtgaggaagataacaacattcaattttctgtctctttcgctctcgattgttgttgcccctgtatcgcagacaactagcttttgatatctctgatcctcctttcttcgactggggttggtgcttgtcgtcctcttctatacaggtatggggttttttaTTAGCttctcatcattgatttatctatgtatctacctgtttgtttcctgctgctgtattgttggctttgtgatgaagaacacacatgtcgaagcatatatgcttacccatgttctttgttacaaagtctgtgagtctgtatctaagtattatccgtggagttggatggagtatttctggttatttttaattcttagggtttttaatgtttatccgtatgaaccatcaattatgggttttttgatctttagtgatctcctcgtattcttctctaaactgtttttgtg
This window of the Papaver somniferum cultivar HN1 unplaced genomic scaffold, ASM357369v1 unplaced-scaffold_65, whole genome shotgun sequence genome carries:
- the LOC113343743 gene encoding uncharacterized protein LOC113343743; amino-acid sequence: MSMASRLSSQLQLKNMEENHEEEEEEEEEEEVVKPNQQEKQEVEEDERPVKCITLYKRGGGRTGNNQVYGLSGKGQWRQEQRLRASRMEHHLGIHCSLEDLIQEQLSRFDGHYSRALGQRRRLKDMSQILMPTKCRLPVELACLSWYGNWRPSSILSLVQSFSRTPKSSSSSSGITASTPLSRSERVLSDLIKQTRTEELILDEEMAEIQANCILHLPFKKASKRTSSIASDLACVYSEFKKIDRVYNQAQKLRYRTLELVVKKLLNQSQAAEFLVAFAGIQEMVHEFAVCRNRQKKGPISVTIKSNNGMQQLIDSYLSSGR
- the LOC113343744 gene encoding transcription factor BHLH089-like, translating into MDHTTLISQGLFSSSTNNNNNSSFTSNNNNSSTGLAEIWPFSLGVGGGGGGGESSNGIFGNSKKKHFLEHNLSGFGNQSNGVAEESTVTTDQSGRRNKRRDLGLNNKPTTSEDDGDDELTKEMKDKRLKSSGSREDNGDVKSEMEASSGEGNKPAEQTEVKNEPPKQDFIHVRARRGQATDSHSLAERARREKISERMRILQDLVPGCNKVIGKALVLDEIINYIQSLQRQVEFLSMKLEAVNSGPSPSTEGFQFKDFGAQQAYETTGVVYGSQATREYIQGGSPSEWLHMQVGGGGGYERTA